ACATCTTAGACGAAAAGAAGAACATAAAAAGAAAGGAAATGGGTTTGGTTTTTCCTTATTTAATACTGAAAGCAAATATACAAATACAATAAGTGCTCGATATTATAAAGATGGAAGTGAAATATTAATTGATCAAGGGCCTAATAAAAATCCAAGAAAATTAACACCTAGAGAATGTGCCCGTTTACAAGGGTTTCCTAAAGACTTTGTAATACCTGTTTCTGATACGCAAGCATACCGCCAGTTTGGAAATTCTGTATCAGTACCGGTAGTTGAAGCAATAGCTAAAAATATGATAGAAGCAATTGAAAAAAGTGTAGGATTTCAATATTCTACTATTTCCGAAATAGAGCCAGTTACACTATAATAGTTAAAGGAGAATCAGCATAAACTTGATTCTCCTTTATTTAGTAATAATGCTAAGTATTTATATTTATTAGGATTATATAACTGCGTATATATTCTGGTTTTTTATTTCATGAAGGAAATGCCATTCTGAAACCGTATTCTAAGAGTTATTGCATTCACGGTAATTAGAACAACCCATGAAATACCCGTATTTACCTTTTTTTACTATTTTATCATGATTACATTTTGGACATTTTTTTAGGGGTATCCAAGAGGTATCCACCTCATTAGCAACAGGAAAAATTGTTGACTTAAATTTTTTTGCTTCAATGGACCTGAATTTAACAAATTTATTCCCATCAATACTAGTTTCTTGTGGTGCTATTGATACTGTACCATTTAGTTCGTCCTTATCTAAACGTATATTTTCCCAGTGGAAATTTGATTTGAGCTTTTGTGAGGTAAGGAGTTCAAATATACCAATTTCTTTGTTGTGGCTTGGGTTTTGAGCAATATAGTGATGAATATTAATCTCAAATTTAATTAACCATTGAAATAGGTTTGATTGCCCTTTATTAATGCCATATTCCCCTTTTCTATCTGGGTACTTGTACTTTATTTCGAATGCTACTAAACCATCTGAAAAGTTCATAAGGCTATCTATGTTGATAATGGAGCCTTCAAAGTGTACAGTTAAAAAATAATTTGCAAAATATCTTTGAAGAGCAACTTCTTTTAATATGTCATGTCTTTCAAAATAGGCTATGGCTCTATACTGAGAGAAGGGATCTCTAGTCTCAGCTTGAGCTATGTGAACACTATTTTTGGGTATTAACTGGTTTTTTGATAGAAAAGCAGATTCATGTATATAATCTTTATTATTAATAGGCTGACGTAGGATATTCTCATTGATCTCTAAGAAATATAGACTATTGTTATACAGTATTACATGATAGACAACTATCTGTTTAATAAATAATGTTTTGTAAATATTTATATCATTAGCAGAGGGAGGCGTATCTGTTACATGAAAAAGAATATAATCTGAACTTTTCATTGTATTATTAATTGCCCACCACCCTGTACTTATCCAAGTTTCCCACCTTT
This Bacillus sp. Marseille-Q1617 DNA region includes the following protein-coding sequences:
- a CDS encoding topoisomerase DNA-binding C4 zinc finger domain-containing protein, which encodes MMLDFNDAEQLKNFLKRDKHKLLEGLVVEDLFMRDVILTQRWETWISTGWWAINNTMKSSDYILFHVTDTPPSANDINIYKTLFIKQIVVYHVILYNNSLYFLEINENILRQPINNKDYIHESAFLSKNQLIPKNSVHIAQAETRDPFSQYRAIAYFERHDILKEVALQRYFANYFLTVHFEGSIINIDSLMNFSDGLVAFEIKYKYPDRKGEYGINKGQSNLFQWLIKFEINIHHYIAQNPSHNKEIGIFELLTSQKLKSNFHWENIRLDKDELNGTVSIAPQETSIDGNKFVKFRSIEAKKFKSTIFPVANEVDTSWIPLKKCPKCNHDKIVKKGKYGYFMGCSNYRECNNS